One window of Pieris napi chromosome 14, ilPieNapi1.2, whole genome shotgun sequence genomic DNA carries:
- the LOC125055992 gene encoding chaetoglobosin A biosynthesis cluster protein C-like isoform X1, whose protein sequence is MRCAAANSIIMVRKYERISGRQSWSEEEMAKAVAAVVSGKMGYKLAARTFHIPRSTLQRRASKVRYQQPDDPKPLMGHYRRVFTDSQEKDLVGYIKSMEQFFMGVTRRDIRELAFQYAEDNHLNHPFDVNARMAGEDWVRNFLKRNPELLNKPDKEFELEPVNFDQFYHFMCQS, encoded by the exons ATGCGGTGCGCGGCCGCTAACTCG ATAATCATGGTGAGAAAATATGAAAGGATAAGCGGACGCCAATCGTGGAGCGAAGAAGAAATGGCGAAAGCCGTCGCTGCCGTGGTGTCAGGTAAGATGGGATACAAACTGGCTGCCAGAACGTTCCACATACCACGGTCCACCCTCCAGAGACGTGCAAGTAAAGTACGCTACCAGCAACCAGATGATCCTAAACCTCTAATGGGGCATTATAGAAGAGTCTTCACTGACAGTCAAGAGAAAGACTTAGTTGGATATATAAAGAGTATGGAGCAGTTCTTCATGGGTGTCACAAGGAGGGATATAAGGGAACTGGCATTCCAATACGCCGAAGATAATCACCTGAATCATCCTTTTGATGTAAACGCGAGAATGGCCGGAGAAGACTGGGTTCGAAACTTCTTAAAAAGAAATCCTGAATTGCTTAACAAGCCAGATAAGGAGTTCGAACTCGAGCCTGTTAACTTCGATCAGTTCTATCACTTCATGTGTCAATCATGA
- the LOC125055992 gene encoding chaetoglobosin A biosynthesis cluster protein C-like isoform X2: protein MVRKYERISGRQSWSEEEMAKAVAAVVSGKMGYKLAARTFHIPRSTLQRRASKVRYQQPDDPKPLMGHYRRVFTDSQEKDLVGYIKSMEQFFMGVTRRDIRELAFQYAEDNHLNHPFDVNARMAGEDWVRNFLKRNPELLNKPDKEFELEPVNFDQFYHFMCQS, encoded by the coding sequence ATGGTGAGAAAATATGAAAGGATAAGCGGACGCCAATCGTGGAGCGAAGAAGAAATGGCGAAAGCCGTCGCTGCCGTGGTGTCAGGTAAGATGGGATACAAACTGGCTGCCAGAACGTTCCACATACCACGGTCCACCCTCCAGAGACGTGCAAGTAAAGTACGCTACCAGCAACCAGATGATCCTAAACCTCTAATGGGGCATTATAGAAGAGTCTTCACTGACAGTCAAGAGAAAGACTTAGTTGGATATATAAAGAGTATGGAGCAGTTCTTCATGGGTGTCACAAGGAGGGATATAAGGGAACTGGCATTCCAATACGCCGAAGATAATCACCTGAATCATCCTTTTGATGTAAACGCGAGAATGGCCGGAGAAGACTGGGTTCGAAACTTCTTAAAAAGAAATCCTGAATTGCTTAACAAGCCAGATAAGGAGTTCGAACTCGAGCCTGTTAACTTCGATCAGTTCTATCACTTCATGTGTCAATCATGA